Proteins from one Juglans microcarpa x Juglans regia isolate MS1-56 chromosome 1S, Jm3101_v1.0, whole genome shotgun sequence genomic window:
- the LOC121247784 gene encoding E3 ubiquitin-protein ligase At1g63170-like codes for MDVTSLETNSNAQTDQYPLLMERVESHDTQQHIVDINRNDDASSSSSHDGQPPRVDSTQHEDNRLSSSTQVPTYQTSLSSSDRLNSRTSSFRRRGDGYRHRRRSPLNSGLWISVELVVTMSQVIASIVVLSLSRNEKPQTPLFAWVVGYASGCVATLPILYWRYRHRNQGTEQDSPQPHQGSSQSNTAEPASYTAISVTQSLNEENLRTSEYLSRNDQIGTLTTRINGLVDHFKMALDCFFAVWFVVGNVWIFGGHSSPSDAPKLYRLCIVFLTFSCIGYAMPFILCATICCCLPCIISVLGIREDHSQTRGATPESINALPTYKFKLKKNGNVENQEMNAGESEGGVLAAGTDKERDISGEDAVCCICLAKYVDDDELRELPCFHVFHVECVDKWLKINALCPLCKSDVGERIVTSSLARDSSLH; via the exons ATGGATGTTACCTCTCTGGAAACTAATAGCAACGCTCAAACTGACCAATACCCTTTGCTAATGGAGCGGGTAGAAAGTCATGACACCCAGCAACACATAGTTGACATAAATAGGAATGATGATGCCTCATCAAGCTCTTCTCATGATGGACAGCCACCTAGAGTGGATTCAACACAGCATGAAGATAATAGGCTATCCAGTAGCACGCAAGTTCCCACTTATCAAACTTCTTTATCTTCATCCGATAGATTAAACTCTAGGACTTCCTCGTTCAGGAGAAGAGGTGATGGCTATCGTCATCGCCGCAGGAGCCCATTGAATTCTGGGCTATGGATCTCTGTTGAGCTGGTTGTCACCATGAGTCAAGTTATCGCATCTATTGTTGTTTTGTCAttgtcaagaaatgaaaagccaCAAACCCCATTGTTTGCATGGGTTGTGGGTTATGCCTCCGGTTGTGTTGCAACACTTCCTATTCTCTATTGGCGATATCGTCACCGCAACCAGGGTACTGAGCAAGATTCTCCTCAACCACATCAAGGCTCTTCTCAGAGCAATACTGCCGAACCTGCTTCTTATACTGCTATCTCTGTCACTCAATCTTTAAACGAGGAAAATCTTCGAACCTCGGAGTATTTATCAAGGAATGACCAAATTGGAACCTTAACTACACG AATTAATGGATTAGTGGACCATTTCAAGATGGCATTAGATTGCTTCTTTGCAGTCTGGTTTGTTGTGGGCAATGTCTGGATATTTGGAGGTCACTCTTCACCTTCTGATGCACCCAAGTTGTATAG ATTATGTATAGTGTTTCTTACGTTCAGCTGTATTGGATATGCCATGCCTTTTATACTATGTGCAACAATATGTTGCTGCTTGCCTTGCATAATTTCTGTTTTGGGCATTCGTGAGGACCATTCTCAGACTAGAGGAGCAACCCCAGAATCTATAAATGCTCTGCCCACCTACAAGTTcaagttgaagaaaaatggcAATGTTGAGAATCAGGAAATGAATGCAGGAGAGAGTGAAGGTGGGGTCTTGGCTGCAGGAACAGACAAGGAACGGGACATATCAGGAGAAGATGCA GTTTGCTGTATTTGCTTGGCAAAATATGTGGATGATGATGAGCTCAGGGAGTTGCCCTGCTTCCATGTCTTTCATGTTGAGTGTGTTGACAAATGGTTAAAGATCAATGCATTATGTCCCCTTTGTAAAAGTGATGTTGGCGAGCGCATTGTCACCTCATCTTTAGCCAGAGACTCCAGCCTGCACTAG
- the LOC121247787 gene encoding auxin-responsive protein IAA1-like, with the protein MLPDWPELDVSGGLNFKETELTLGLPGEIGRGTSSLIQITAGSSSAKLTGTKRGFSQAAMDLNLGRSFYVEHDDSCCEQSESENEDMSVAKPPAAKAQIVGWPPVRAFRRNVMTKSFNLVKVSMDGAPYLRKVDLEMYDSYQQLLSALEDMFSCPTIPTYPTRNYLDEKKLMDPTIGVEYVPTYEDKDGDLMLVGDVPWKMFVESCKRLRLIKGSEAIELHAPRTPQQSGASCTS; encoded by the exons ATGTTACCAGACTGGCCGGAATTAGATGTCTCCGGCGGATTGAATTTCAAGGAGACAGAGCTGACCTTAGGGCTGCCGGGAGAGATCGGACGTGGAACCAGCAGCTTGATACAGATCACCGCGGGATCATCATCAGCAAAGTTGACGGGCACGAAACGGGGATTCTCGCAGGCAGCCATGGATCTTAATCTTGGTAGATCATTTTATGTTGAACATGATGACAGCTGTTGTGAGCAGTCCGAATCAGAAAACGAAGACATGAGTGTGGCAAAACCTCCCGCAGCAAA GGCGCAGATAGTGGGGTGGCCACCGGTGAGAGCATTTAGGAGGAACGTGATGACGAAGAGCTTCAACTTGGTAAAGGTTTCCATGGATGGAGCTCCTTATCTAAGAAAGGTCGATCTAGAAATGTACGATAGCTATCAGCAGCTACTGAGTGCTTTGGAGGACATGTTCTCTTGCCCGACTATTCCTACGTATCCCACCC gtaattaCTTGGATGAGAAAAAGCTTATGGATCCTACAATTGGGGTGGAATATGTGCCTACTTATGAGGACAAAGATGGTGACTTGATGTTAGTGGGAGATGTACCATGGAA AATGTTTGTGGAGTCATGCAAGCGGCTAAGATTGATAAAAGGTTCAGAGGCAATTGAACTTCATG CTCCAAGAACACCCCAACAATCTGGAGCAAGCTGCACgagttaa